The following are from one region of the Oncorhynchus masou masou isolate Uvic2021 chromosome 24, UVic_Omas_1.1, whole genome shotgun sequence genome:
- the enc3 gene encoding ectodermal-neural cortex 3 produces the protein MSVSNHENRKSRSSSGSMNIQLFHKTSHADSLLTQLNLLRKRRVFTDVVLRAGNRVFPCHRAVLASCSRYFEAMFNGGLRESRDAEVNFHDSLHPEVLELLLDYAYSARVIINEENAESLLEAGDMLQFHDIRDACSEFLEKNLAPSNCLGMMLLSDAHQCQRLYELSWRMCLANFATLNRTEDFLSLPKDKVQELVFSEELEVEDESLVYEAVIDWVKADIERRLGDLPELLRCVRLALLPETYLLKNVASEELVMGHKVGREIVEDAVRCKMRILQNDGIVTGFCARPRKVSQALLLLGGQTFMCDKVYMIDNKTKEITPKTDIPSPRKECSACAIGCKVYVTGGRGSENGASKDMWVYDTLHDEWSKAAPMLVARFGHGTAELDHILYVVGGHTSLAGSFPASPSVSLKQVEQYDPQTNKWILVAPLREGVSNAAVVGAKNKLFVFGGTSVNRDKFPKVQCFDPVQNRWTVPASCPQLWRYTAAAVVGNHVVVIGGDTEFSASSAYRFNSETFQWSKFGDVMAKRISCHAVASGNRLYVVGGYFGAQRCKTLDCYDPSTDSWDSVTSVPYSLIPTAFVSTWKYLSA, from the coding sequence ATGTCTGTGAGCAACCACGAAAACAGGAAGTCCCGCTCTAGCTCTGGCTCCATGAACATCCAGCTATTCCACAAGACGTCTCATGCGGACAGCCTCCTGACCCAGCTCAACCTGCTCCGTAAGCGACGAGTCTTCACTGACGTGGTCCTGAGGGCCGGGAACCGGGTTTTCCCTTGCCACCGTGCAGTGCTGGCCTCCTGCAGCCGCTACTTTGAGGCCATGTTTAACGGAGGCCTGAGGGAGAGCCGCGATGCCGAGGTCAACTTCCACGACTCGCTGCACCCAGAGGTGCTGGAGTTGCTGTTAGACTATGCCTACTCGGCCCGCGTCATCATCAACGAGGAGAACGCGGAGTCCCTTCTGGAGGCCGGGGACATGCTCCAGTTTCATGACATCCGAGACGCCTGCTCTGAGttcctagagaaaaacctggcACCGTCCAACTGCCTGGGCATGATGCTGCTGTCGGACGCCCACCAGTGCCAGCGACTCTACGAGCTCTCCTGGAGGATGTGCCTGGCCAACTTCGCCACCCTCAACAGGACGGAGGACTTCCTTAGTCTCCCTAAAGACAAGGTTCAGGAGCTTGTGTTCAGCGAGGAACTGGAGGTGGAGGATGAGAGCCTGGTGTACGAGGCTGTGATAGACTGGGTAAAGGCGGACatagagaggaggctgggtgaCCTTCCGGAGCTGCTGCGCTGTGTGCGTCTGGCCCTGCTGCCCGAGACATACCTGCTGAAGAACGTGGCCTCTGAGGAGCTGGTGATGGGACACAAAGTGGGCCGGGAGATCGTGGAGGATGCAGTGCGATGTAAGATGAGGATCCTCCAGAACGACGGCATTGTGACGGGGTTCTGCGCCAGGCCCAGGAAGGTCAGCCAGGCCCTGCTTCTCCTGGGAGGTCAGACCTTCATGTGTGACAAGGTGTACATGATTGACAACAAGACCAAGGAGATCACCCCCAAAACGGACATCCCCAGTCCCCGTAAGGAGTGCAGCGCCTGTGCCATTGGCTGCAAGGTCTATGTGACTGGGGGGAGAGGCTCTGAGAACGGGGCCTCCAAAGACATGTGGGTCTATGACACCCTGCATGATGAGTGGTCCAAAGCAGCGCCCATGCTGGTGGCCAGGTTCGGACACGGGACAGCTGAGCTCGACCACATCCTGTACGTTGTAGGGGGACACACCTCTCTGGCCGGCTCCTTCCCAGCCTCTCCGTCAGTCTCTCTCAAACAGGTGGAGCAGTATGACCCGCAGACCAACAAGTGGATCCTCGTAGCTCCTCTCAGAGAGGGGGTTAGCAATGCTGCAGTGGTGGGGGCCAAGAACAAACTGTTTGTCTTCGGGGGCACCAGCGTCAACCGAGATAAGTTTCCCAAGGTGCAGTGCTTCGACCCGGTCCAGAACAGGTGGACGGTGCCTGCTTCCTGCCCTCAGCTCTGGCGCTACACGGCGGCGGCTGTCGTCGGAAACCACGTTGTAGTGATCGGTGGAGACACAGAGTTCTCGGCCAGCTCGGCCTACCGCTTCAACAGTGAGACGTTCCAGTGGTCCAAGTTCGGAGATGTGATGGCCAAGAGGATCAGCTGTCACGCGGTGGCGTCGGGCAATCGGCTGTACGTGGTGGGAGGATACTTTGGGGCTCAGAGGTGCAAGACCCTGGACTGTTATGACCCCTCTACAGACTCGTGGGACAGCGTGACCAGCGTGCCCTACTCGTTGATCCCCACAGCTTTCGTCAGCACCTGGAAGTACCTCTCAGCGTAG